CTAATATTCAAATTCCTTgtattcttattgattttttataatttttcaattcaGGGTCTAAACAAGGTCCATACATATTTGTTTGAGTGATGTATCCTCCAAATATGTCctttaaatcatttaatcttctcttttttttttcaacttatttcTCAAGTAAACTGGGTTAATTGTCCCTAgagttttttattctttgggttttGTGATTCCATCCACTGGTGTCATTGAATATGttactctctcctctctctcctgacAGTATTCCTGTCAATGGGTACTTAAATCTAGAAAGGTAATAAGTTTATTTTACGTATTTAAACTTTTCCAGAAGTGGATGCAGTTTAAAGTGTATGAGAATGAATATTGTCACTGGGGTGCCTAtatgattcagtcagttaagtgactgactcttagttttggttcaggtcatgatctcagtgtcattaGATGAGCCCTGCATGAGGAtcctcactcagcatggaatctgtttgagaatctctctgtctccctctgcctctctccccacttgcatgttctataaataaataaataaataaataaataaataaataaataaataaataaatcttaaaaacaaagagtaaacattttaaaaaagaatgaatattgttactacaatatttacatatttagaaATGACTAAGTAACATATGTTTGTCtatcaaaataaatgttcaagGCAAGTCCCCAGCCATGTAATTGAAGATATTTCTGTGCTTTGGGGGGACTGTTGGTGTgtatgagtttgtgtgtgtgtgtgtgtgtgtacacacttcCTTTAGGTATTCCAGTTATGCTTGTGTTGGACCCACTTTATCTGTATTTCCTCTTGACTCTCCTTTGATATGCTTTGACTCTTCAGTTCTACTCTCTTTTCTCAATATTCTCCTGTATGTCCTTTATTGTGTGCATTTAACATACCTATTGCCTTTTATACTGATACTAAATTGGCCTTCATTTGcattgtggctttatttttctctctgtctcatatcTGACCTATAAGTAATGTTTTAGCTGTTATTGTCtcattatatggtttttattctcaAATTTAATAGGGGGTTTACTTGATtaattttggtaatattttatagtAACTTTGTGCTGGTAAGTGattattatctgttttttgtttttcatattcatttcattttcaaacagGTGTTACGGCTCCCCAGGGCTCTGTGGGTTTGTAGTCTTCCTGGCAGTTCTTCCCTGCTGTGTCTCTTACTTTTCTTATCTAATTTGGACTTATGTGAAACAAAGATGAAAACCTTGCCTTTGTTCTTCAGAAATCCTTCAGACATGTTGAAGAGACTTGCACAGTTATTTGCAAATAGGGTTTACAACTGCTTTCTCTGGTTCAAGGTGTATGTGGTGGGGGAATTAGAGGCAGAGAGTGTGGGGAGAAGGTGGAAGgttgaaggaaggagagaggttGGGGAAGAGTTCAGGAACAGGCTGTTGCCTACTCAAGACCTAAATTGCAATAGGTAGAGAGTAGAACAGttgctaagaaaaatatttttaaaagctttactATAATTATAAAGTTGCCTATTCTTGATTGGGCATTTGTTTAGTTGTTGTAAACTTttgactgttttccagagctCCTACAGAGTTTACTCAGACAGTTTCTGGTTGTTTTTTGATGTTtctgggggcagaaggagaactTGGAGGTTTCCAGCCTGTCATTCTGCTATCATCACCTGCACCATAAgactttaattaaataaatctatgtatctatactgtttttgcaacttcttctgttttctgtataATTTTCCAGGTCAGTTGTTTCCTTTCCATTATTCCTCATGAATGCATAATAATATGAAAGTTAAATGGGCTTAGATTTTGGAACGCGTCATCACTTTATCTGTTGTTGGGAAGtcctggcagaggaagaggaggtgccAATGGGAGAGGCTGCGCATGTGTTAGAAGTGAACACAGGAGAATACTCATACAATAGGATCCAGAAGCACCCTCTATATAATATTGGATTGAagaaattttctcttgtgatgtGAGAGCCTGGGAGCTAGGAAGATAAATGATCActcatgaagaaaaaggaactgaTGTGATTAAGAGCAGGACAAGTTGAATGATGAGAGGAGCCATACCCTGAATTTTCATTTCCCATTCATAGAGGTCAAACCTGGCCATGCCACACCAGAGGGGTAATGTGGAAACATCTCTTCCAAGTACCAGGGACCCAGCTTCATCCGTTTCCATGAGAGCCTTAGGGTGTGGCAAGGTGGGAATTTCCATTCTTGTTTTGCCTTACACTTCAAGAAATCAGCATATGATTTTTGTACCTGAGTCTTTGGATTCTTAATTTGAGAACCTCTAGTATGTTCAATTTTTCCATGTTGTGAAGATTGTTTGGATTCACATCCACATACATACAGCTACTCACATTTGTGCTGTTTCCTCAGTACACATTTCTAGAGGATAATTGCAGTTCAGAAGTACAAAcactttaatttctcttgataTACGTTGTCAGGCAAATTTCTTGATCATGAAGCTAATTCcaagaaaaaatcaaatatttatcccttttttaaatgtccttttgATCTGATAGGCCAGAAATATATTTCCCCAACTGATAATTTAGGGTTCAATGCTGGGAGGTGTAGTGAAGTGGTCTTAGAGGCGAGGTAAGTGAGGCCAAGCCATTTCTGCCTGGTACAGGCAATAAAAAGCAGAGTATACAGTGATGGAGGACCAGGTTCTTCCCATTTGACTTgccaaaaatttaaacaaaatcttatCCAAGAAGGAAATCTCGTGTCAGGACACCAAACTGTAGGCTTTTGTGTCTCTTTCAAGGAAGAGACTGAGGTTTATGGGGACTGGGAGTATCTTTAATATGTGAATAGGCATTGTCCATTGAAAAAAACCTCAAGAAGAACTGGTGACAAATCAAAGACATAAAACAATGCATTatgtaataaaaatgctttatttagcAATTGGAAGAAAGCAAAGGGAAGAGGGAACTTCACAGAGATACAGATTCTACGTTGGAGAACAAGTCACTTGTGCTTTCAGGACCACTGCAAGGAAGGAGGAACCCAACACTGGGAAATTGGGGAATTCCTGGTTACCTGGAGGCAAGTGGGATATTGCCCTGTTCTAGAGTAGGACCCAGGTAATGTTTCAGTAATGAAAATGTGGAGAAGTAATTCCTTATAATGCTCAGCCTCATATACCAAATAATGGAGGCAAGAGATACTATTTTGGTAACAAAGTGCAGCCCCACTTGTGTTATATAATGGTGTAACTCAGAGGTTGATCTCCTATGGTGAGCAATGTATGCTCAGGTGGGGCAGGGATAGGCAGTGAGGAGACACCAAGGCACGCAGAGACTTGAGCTCAAactcagaaaataagagaaatcagAGACAGGGGAGGAGAAGTAGCCTCGGAGAGGGCAATGCAGCTGTAGACTTGGACAACATGGGACCAGAGCCGATGGCAGGACTTAGTGCTTGTAGCTCTTCCTGCTGGAGGATGAGGTGGTGGTGTATCTGATGGTGGAACTGCTGCCTCCGGAGGAGCTGAAGCCACCCCCCACGCCTCGGCCACTGCTGGAACTGAAGCCACCTCCAAGGCCGTGGCCGCTGCCATAGGAGTAGCCGCTGCCTCCACCCAGGCCTGAGCCACTGCCCATACCGCTGGCACCGCCAAAGCCACCAGCGCCGCCATAGCCGCCGGAGACGGTGGACTGCACCACAGCTGTGGACGGGAGACAGACAGGGACACACGAGACACGGTGAGCTCTTCCTGCCAGCCTGAGTCCAGCCAGAAGAGCACAAGGGCAAGGGAGGGAGGCAAGCAAAGGTACTTACAGATGTTGACTTGTCCAACGCCTTCTCCACTCAGCCTAGGAAGGGGGAAAACACAGGGAGCATGAGACCTCAGAGCCACCAGTGGACCAGAGTGGGAAGCGTCAGTGTGAGGCTAGCCCACGGGGAAGCCGCCTTCCAAATGGTCCTGAGAGCAGCCACTGTGGCCATAACTAGAGGGCCTTCAGCTCGGGCTCCTGCCAGCCTTCCTGCACATGGATCCAGATGTTGGAGGGGCCTGTGTGAGGTACCCACCTGCACTCCTCGCCCTCCAGCAGCTTCCTGTACGTGGCGATCTCCACGTCCAGGGCCAGCTTGGTGTTCATGAGCTCCTGGTACTCCTTCAGCAGCCGGGCCATGTCCTGCTTGGCCTTCTGCAGGGCGTCCTCCAGCCCAGCCAGCTTGTTCTTGGCGTCCTTGAGGGCCATCTCTCCACGCTGCTCAGCATCAGCGATGGCGGACTGCAGGTTGGCGCACTAGAGGAGGGACATAGGCAGAATGGACTGGCAATTCAGTCCTCCAGAGATCAACCAGGCTGCTGCTTTCTAGCGAGGTAGAGTTCCAGAGCCCGGGTGTCACGGAAAAGAACATCTGCCTTTTTTGCCCCGTCTTTTTCTGTTCTGCACAAATTATCCAGTCTGGGTGCACATGAGAAAACCTGTGCCCTTTTTTAATGACCCTGGACTACACTGGACGAAACACCAGCAGATTTAGAAGAAACGGACCTACTCGCTTGTTTCGAGTGCTGTCTCCATAGCCAGACCAGGAGCTTTTGTGCTGAGCTCATGTGGATGCCACACTAACTTATACAAAATTAGGAGCGTCCTCCCTTAAGGACGTGCATTTCACATCTAGCTGCTGAGATCTGGGCATCCTCACTCCTAAGGGATTCTAAGGCGCTTGGGCAACACTGATCATCATCATAGGTCGTTGCTCAACTTACTTTTTCAAGTGAATCTTGGGCAGATTTGGAACAAGAAGTGCCcctctgcccgcctccccttttctttcctgactggTTTCTGGTATTCCTAAACCAATCCTTCTCCTTCAGCAATGTCTTTTAAAGGCCACGAGACTACCTTTTTACAGTCTGACTAACTGGGATTGTTCCTGTCACCTGACGGTATCATTGTCTGGTGTTGGCATCTGTGTGTCCTAACCTGTGGGACCTCACTAAGGCTGGGAGCTGCgtgtcctcctctctctgctgttccctcAATTCCCAGCATTTCCCAAGTGGCGGCTGCTGACCAGCTGGTGGTGTAGCAAGGAAAGGATGCTTTTCTTCTCCAGAGGCCCCCACCGTACCTGCTTCTTGACATGGTCGATCTCAGATCTCAGCCTCTGGATCATGCGGTTGATCTCGGCAATCTCCTGCTTGGTGTTGCGCAGGTCGTCCCCGTGTCTGCCTGCTGAGACCTGCAGTTCCTCGTACTGGAGTCCAAAGAGAGAGCAGGTGGTGTATATGGGCTTTCAGATGCCAATGGTGATTTGACCTCTGAGTCAGGCATTTCACACCCTTGGACCTAGTGGCTTCTCCCCAGGGGGCTTTAGGGAAGGTTGATGTGGCAAGGTCATTGATCACAGGCCCTCTTTGACGAGACCGCTGATAGCCTGTCCAGTTGGGACCAACTGGTTCTGTGTCATGTTTCTGAGAGCCAGCATCAGGGTGGAGACAAAAGCAAAGATCACTAGGTCCTTAGCTATGCAGCTGGCGTCCTGCACCTGGGTTCTTTGACTTACTGAACTTGGACATAAAGTCTGCAAATGCCGACTGTATGAGAGCAGGGGAGCCATCCTACGAGAGAACATCGGCTTCCCCGCAGCAGACTTCCCAGCAAAGGATGTAGCCTTGCTGGTGTTGAGGGCGTGGACACGGGCACTCCTGGGCAGCTGCCAACTCAAGACTCACCTTGCTCTGGTACCAGGACtcagcctcagcccggctcctctgGGCAATCTCCTCATATTGGGCTTTGACTTCAGCGATGATGCTGTCCAGGTCCAGGTTACGGTTGTTGTCCATGGACAGGACCACGGAAGTGTCGGAGACGTGGGTCTGCATCTGAGACAGTTCCTGCAGAGCACAGGAGAGTCAGATCATCTCTTGCTGTGGCGTTCACAGTGGTATCCAACCCCAAGCTCTTCCACCCCCCGCACTGTCCCATCACAGCAAATGCAAGAGGACTGAGATGCTTACTGCGTCATACAAGGCTCTGGTGAAGTTGATCTCATCTGTGAGAGCATCTACCTTGGCTTGCAGTTCAACCTTATTCATGTAGGCAGCGTCCACGTCCTGGGGCACAAGGCAACAACGTGGAGTCAGCTGAGCCCCCCTTCCCAGTCTGAACCCCCTTAGCCTCCCCGTGGGCGCCCTCTTGGATGTGTGCGGGGACCCAGAGTCCTCTCCCTCTCCGCGGAACACGGCCCCCTGGTGTCCACCTGCTCACCTTCTTCAGGGTGACAAATTCGTTCTCTGCTGCCGTGCGCTTGTTGATCTCATCTTCGTATCTAGAGTGAGAACGGGGTGGGGGACGCTGGGCCAGTGGCCAGGACGGTCCCGCAGAAGCAGCCTGACATCCCAGCTTCCATGAAGCAGATATATCCAACTTGAGCCTTCCCGCCACTGAGCCCCAGAAATGATTTCCTGTGTTCCCTAAagtttttgtgtcttttctctcccCGTCTATCTCTATGGCCCTTTTGTTGCTTTGGGGTTGTTTTGAGGCCCTAATTGTGATTCTCGTTGCCATGGACCTGTTTCCCTATGGGACCATGTCCACCTCCGGGCCAGAGCAGCTGGCGGTCTTCACGTGCGCATTTCAAGAACGGAGCCCTCCATGCCCTTGAACTCACTTGTTCTTGAAGTCCTCCACTGTGTCCTGCATGCTCCTCAGCTCCGAGTCCAGGCGGCCCCTCTCCCCCAGGATGCTGTCCAGCTGTCTCCTGAGGTTGTTGATGTACTGCTCAAACAGGGGCTCCAGGTTCTGCCTCACGGTCTTGGTGCCCTGCTCCTGGAGCAGAGTCCACTTGGTGTCCAGGACCTTGTTCTGTTGCTCCAGGAAGCGCACCTGGAGGAAGACAAGGTGGTCATTTGCCAGAGAAaacaagggagaaagagacaTGAGCTGTCCCCTGGATGTCACCCAGGTCCTGGGCTGCCTCAGAGCATGTACGGAGGATGAGGCTGACAATGCTGTGACCTATTTCCTTCCCACTCCAGCAATCCTAGTGTGAGATTCCTCCAGTGGACCCCTGGGGTCGTCTCACTACGACGCTGTGCAGCCTATCAGTGACATTCCACAGTCTTCTCTCTTTATTGAAAAGCACCATCACACTTTTCCCCGTTCCATCACACGAAGTGTATTAAAAATCAGACCTCAGTTAAAGGAATGTTAAATATGCAGAATGTGACGATTAAATCCAACTCAGTAATGATTGGCTTCCGACTCCTTCTGCTTTGGTACCCGGTTCTCCTCTACAACGAATGCCCTGATGGTCATGCTCTGGTTCTGCACAGTTAGTATTTCTATGgatatagaaatatttctgagtctttttcttctaatccaagcagaatccttttcttttcttttttctatcactCTTTTTCCTCATGCCCGGAGCCCTAGAGCAGATTTCCACCTGCAGTATCTTTAATCTCTTGGAATCTTCAGAAGGTCAACCTAACCCATTCCGTTCTCTCACTGCCTTAATTTGCTTCCCACTTCCCCCAAGTAGAGTATCCTTCCCTGCTGGGCTGAGGGACATTTAAGGGACCCGGGGCATTTAGATGATGTCCATCACCTCTGCCTGCTGTGAACATGGAGCCCAAGCGGCACCCCGGGGAGAGctggtctccctccctcctgagtGTCCCCCGGGTTGGACATTCATTGGTTGTCTAGTCTGGGGGCCCTGAATGCCCAGTGGAGGCAGGTGCTCCTGGCTCACCTTGTCGATGAAGGAGGCGAACTTGTTGTTGAGGGTCTTGATCTGCTCGCGCTCCTCCGTCCTCACCCTCTGGATGGTGGGGTCGATTTGCAGGTTCAGGGGAGTGAGGAGATTCTGGTTGACGGTGACCTCCTGGATGCCTCCGGGGGGGCACACGGGGAAGCCAGAGCCCCCGTAGCCACCGGCAAAGCCAGCTCCACCACCGAGACCGAAGCCACCACCAGCTGCACCCCCAAAGCCAAATCCGCTGGCAGCTCCACCTCCATAGGCAAAGCCACCTCCAACTCTGCCACCATATCCGCCGCTGATGGCACAGCTGCCGCCTCCGATGGAGATCCTCTTGGAGCCGCCCAGGCCATAGAGGCTCCTGCTGCCAAAGCCAGCTCTGCCACACGCTCCGCCAAGGCCACCACTGCCCCTGGAGCGGGACACGGAGACGCTGCTGAAGCCCGAGCGGCAGACCCCGGGGACTCTGGCCGAGCTGGCGCTGAAGCCCCGGTGGCTGATGCTTTGGCTCCTCATGGTGGATCTGCTAGACATGCTtcgtgaggaggaggaggctgaagAAGGCGCGAGAGGCTGGAGGGTAGAGCTGAGAGGAGCAGATCTGTGAGATGAGCCTCCCGGCAGCGGTTTATATAGGGTGAAAATGGGCTGGGCCCGTCCTGGAAGGTGAGCTTGCAGATTGGGAAGGGCTGGGCTTTACAGACACTGATGTAACATCTGGATTATtaaaaaagttatgaaatatgAAGATtgcatttttggcttcctttagTCAGGGAAAAATTACTCCTGTCTCTCAGCTTTGACTTGATCTTAGTACAATGAGACTATTCTCAATTCACTGAGCTTGGAGTTAGTCACTGTCTCGAACAAAGGATCGGCATGTTATGCTTGTACATCAGAAGGTACTAAGGCTCTCGTCTCCACCTGTGTTGGACCCAGCAGAGACAGGGGATTGAAATAATATATTGCATATGCTGTCattaaaaatttcatctttttcataattaaaaagttaaatatgactttttcccttttatctaaAACTTCACCCACGTAAAGGAGTAAGGTCACATGTAATCGGTCCCCATGTTCTTATCTCCCAGTTTTATGAAAGTCATTGTCTCATGGCCAGGTACTGCTCCATATTCCCACAGTATTTCCTTAGCAATTGTAAATTATTTGAACACAAATACCAGAGATCTAATTGTCTCTGTGGCACATAATTCTACATGTATGAGTCAatgagagactcttttt
This genomic interval from Vulpes lagopus strain Blue_001 chromosome 21, ASM1834538v1, whole genome shotgun sequence contains the following:
- the LOC121480005 gene encoding keratin, type II cytoskeletal 6A, with amino-acid sequence MSSRSTMRSQSISHRGFSASSARVPGVCRSGFSSVSVSRSRGSGGLGGACGRAGFGSRSLYGLGGSKRISIGGGSCAISGGYGGRVGGGFAYGGGAASGFGFGGAAGGGFGLGGGAGFAGGYGGSGFPVCPPGGIQEVTVNQNLLTPLNLQIDPTIQRVRTEEREQIKTLNNKFASFIDKVRFLEQQNKVLDTKWTLLQEQGTKTVRQNLEPLFEQYINNLRRQLDSILGERGRLDSELRSMQDTVEDFKNKYEDEINKRTAAENEFVTLKKDVDAAYMNKVELQAKVDALTDEINFTRALYDAELSQMQTHVSDTSVVLSMDNNRNLDLDSIIAEVKAQYEEIAQRSRAEAESWYQSKYEELQVSAGRHGDDLRNTKQEIAEINRMIQRLRSEIDHVKKQCANLQSAIADAEQRGEMALKDAKNKLAGLEDALQKAKQDMARLLKEYQELMNTKLALDVEIATYRKLLEGEECRLSGEGVGQVNISVVQSTVSGGYGGAGGFGGASGMGSGSGLGGGSGYSYGSGHGLGGGFSSSSGRGVGGGFSSSGGSSSTIRYTTTSSSSRKSYKH